Proteins encoded by one window of Salvia splendens isolate huo1 chromosome 14, SspV2, whole genome shotgun sequence:
- the LOC121765729 gene encoding G-type lectin S-receptor-like serine/threonine-protein kinase LECRK3, with protein sequence MSILTILFLLLISTAAEAQRRPSNITIGSSLTLTSISSWPSPSGVFAFGFFPQHLNSYAVGIFLPDKTAVWTANSDTNPTVPKDVTSLLLSSDGRLILRQRQGQEIDVISPSATIASASMLDNGNFVLYDSNSRIIWQSFDNPTSTLLPGQRISNGQEIFSSASEIDYGRGNFRLKMQNDGYLVQYPVNTPDTATYTYYVEKPDGAVNISLNFDSDGRLYQLNGSLPLRNISNGRLPTEGNINFMRLDVGGIFRIYSFSLSNMTTTRRWSSVVDECAPKGFCGFNAYCTLRDSAPVCQCLPGFVSIQSGNNTAPCSRDFSVQGCSKNDNRLKSVMSRVVNTEWDETWYENTVMTEEQCSKSCLDDCNCEAAMYVDSQCRKQRLPIRFGKRSLGKSNVAFVRVSTPTGPDLGGDPEHKINIKKEQHMDILIIGIVLMSIGILAWSISVIFVRQKWKEYNKIGKENGDNFVEGISLQVFTFEHLSEATNCFKEELGRGASGTVFKAVLQQKMVAVKRLEKEFTQGEMEFHTELKTIGKMYHWNLVRLLGYCINRDNKLLVFEYMSNGSLADILFNQKNRPSWEERIEIARDISRGILYLHHECETQIIHCDIKPQNILMDDKWCAKISDFGLAKLLK encoded by the coding sequence atgTCCATCCTCACAATCTTGTTTCTCCTTCTCATTTCCACAGCAGCAGAAGCTCAAAGAAGACCATCCAACATCACCATAGGCTCTAGCCTCACACTCACCTCCATCTCCTCCTGGCCTTCCCCTTCCGGCGTCTTCGCCTTCGGATTCTTCCCCCAACACCTCAACAGCTACGCCGTCGGCATCTTTCTTCCCGACAAAACCGCCGTCTGGACAGCGAATAGCGACACCAATCCAACCGTCCCCAAAGACGTCACCTCCCTTCTACTATCCTCGGATGGCCGGCTAATCCTGCGCCAGAGGCAAGGCCAAGAAATAGACGTCATCAGCCCATCTGCAACCATCGCATCGGCGTCTATGCTCGACAATGGCAACTTTGTTCTTTACGATTCCAATTCCAGAATCATCTGGCAAAGCTTCGACAACCCGACCAGCACCCTCCTCCCCGGCCAGCGCATCTCTAATGGGCAAGAGATCTTCTCCAGCGCCTCCGAGATCGACTACGGAAGAGGGAATTTCAGGCTGAAGATGCAGAACGATGGATACCTCGTGCAGTATCCTGTCAACACGCCGGACACAGCGACTTACACTTACTATGTTGAAAAGCCAGACGGAGCAGTTAACATCTCTCTTAACTTCGACAGCGACGGCCGCCTTTATCAGCTCAACGGTAGCTTGCCTCTGCGGAATATATCCAATGGTCGACTCCCTACAGAAGGAAACATCAATTTCATGAGGCTCGACGTCGGAGGAATCTTCCGCATCTACTCTTTTTCTCTCAGTAATATGACCACCACCAGGAGATGGTCCTCCGTGGTCGACGAATGTGCTCCCAAAGGTTTCTGCGGATTCAATGCCTACTGCACTCTGAGGGATAGTGCACCGGTATGCCAGTGTCTTCCCGGTTTCGTTTCCATTCAGTCCGGCAACAATACAGCCCCCTGTTCTAGAGACTTCTCGGTCCAGGGCTGTTCCAAAAATGACAATAGATTGAAGTCTGTGATGTCAAGAGTCGTAAACACAGAATGGGACGAAACCTGGTATGAGAATACGGTCATGACTGAAGAACAGTGCAGCAAATCATGCCTCGATGACTGCAACTGTGAAGCAGCCATGTATGTAGACAgccaatgcagaaaacagaggcTTCCCATAAGATTCGGCAAAAGGTCACTAGGAAAATCAAACGTCGCTTTTGTTCGAGTTAGTACACCCACGGGACCCGACTTGGGAGGTGATCCCGAACATAAAATCAACATCAAGAAAGAGCAGCATATGGACATCCTCATCATTGGCATTGTTCTCATGTCTATAGGCATCTTGGCGTGGTCAATTTCTGTGATCTTTGTTCGCCAGAAATGGAAGGAATACAACAAGATCGGTAAGGAAAATGGAGATAACTTTGTCGAGGGCATTTCGCTGCAAGTGTTCACATTTGAGCATCTGTCCGAAGCAACAAACTGCTTCAAGGAAGAGCTGGGGAGAGGAGCATCTGGCACAGTGTTCAAAGCTGTTCTACAGCAGAAAATGGTGGCAGTGAAGAGGTTGGAGAAGGAATTCACACAAGGAGAGATGGAGTTCCATACAGAGTTGAAGACGATTGGGAAGATGTATCACTGGAACCTAGTCCGGCTCCTAGGTTATTGCATCAACAGAGACAACAAACTGTTGGTGTTTGAGTACATGAGCAACGGATCCCTCGCGGACATACTTTTCAATCAAAAGAATCGTCCGAGCTGGGAGGAACGGATTGAGATCGCTCGAGATATATCGAGGGGGATATTGTATCTGCACCATGAGTGTGAGACGCAGATCATTCACTGCGATATAAAGCCTCAGAATATACTCATGGACGACAAATGGTGCGCTAAGATATCAGACTTTGGGCTGGCGAAGCTCCTAAAATAA